Genomic DNA from Prunus persica cultivar Lovell chromosome G1, Prunus_persica_NCBIv2, whole genome shotgun sequence:
TACAATAAACAATATGAAATATTGTGGGATTATTGTCATGGTTAAGAACGAGAAATGTAGGAAGTACAATTATCATTAAATGTGAAATGGAAGGTGATAGGCCACAGTTTCAAAGGATTTACATTTATCTTGCAGCCTGCAAGAAGGTGTTTTTAGATGGTTATGGGCCTGTGGTTTGCTTGGATGTGTGTCATGTCAAAGGGCCTCACCCTGGGCAAGTGCTTTCTACAATGGGAGTTGATGCAAACAACGGAATGTTTCCACTTGCCTATGCATATGTAGAGATTGAGAGCAATTCGACATGGGTGTGGTTTTTAGAATTATTGAGTGCTGATATGGATATTAGGAATAGCCATGGTTATGTATTTATGACTGACAAGCAAAAAGGTTTAATAGATGTCGTGGATGATCTATTCCCTAATACAGAGCACAGACATTGTTTGAAACATCTGTATGGAAACTTTTATTTGGAGCATAGAGGTCTTGCTTTGAAATATCAAATGAAAGCAATTGCTAGGGTCACAACAGTGCCATGGTTTGATGCAGAGATGAGAAAGATGTTGGAGTTGTCTAAACCTACATATGATTGGCTTGCAGAGAAAGATCCTAGGCATTGGAATAGGGCACATTTCAAGAGTGATTCCAAGTTTGACATGCTTATGAACAACCTATATGAGGCATTCAACCATAGCATAATGGATACCAGAGACAAGCCTATTTTGACTATGCTAGAAAGAATTAGGTTGTATATAAAGTTGTTGATGGCTAGAAGAAGGGTTTTGTGTGAGAAATGGCATGAACAAGTTGGGCCAAGAATTAGAAAGAtattagagaaaaagaaaggaaaatctCAATGGTCCATTCCTAAGGCTGCTGGATAAAATAGGTTTGAAGTAATGCACCATAGTGGTCGCAACTTTGCTGTTGATTTGAATGCCCACTCTTGTTCATGCCATGCCTGAGATTTGAATGGAATACCATGTTTGCATGCTTGTGCTGTAATAAGTTGGTTTCATAGGAATCCATACGACTTTTATGATGCAGTGTACAAGAAAGAGGCTTATTTGAGAGCCTATGAACCAATGATTATGCCTATGTTTGGGCCTACAATTGTACGACGCCAGCCTATTTTTGAAATCCACAAACATGAGCACAGCTTGGGCTTGAtattttaaagaaactgaagagCAACCCAAAATGGAGAAAGCCCAGACTAAAATTTTCGAATTCTGCAAGCCTAGCTCAGAATTTATCAAACCCATGATAAATAAACAATCTTGAGCTTTGAAGATAAAGAGAGCAGCCCAATCAACATTAGAGGCCCATGTCTTTTGCAAAATTGGCAGAGGATTagaaaaaacacacaaagaataaaaaaatcgATAAAATTGCCAATTAAATTGGTTATTCATCACCAAGTAGATCAAACCTCTAAGAGATTGGATTAAAGCTCagcttttgaaaattttgccacttgatctcaaaagcaAGTTAGCAGGTTTTTTCCTTACTAAAAATGTTTTCCTAGAAGAGCCTTATGTGACTActtgactttgaaaagtcaaaaatcTCAACTATCACAGAAGAGTTGACAAAGAGTTAATGAAGGCAAGTATAAAAGGATGACGTTTCTGAATCTTTGTAGccaaaagatcaaaatccctTTCTATATACAGAAAAATTTTGCACCAGAGTAGGTATCATTTCCAAGGGATAAGCAGACTACATTTTCTaaagagataagtagggagcagggagttgttcatcaGAAAAAGCAAACTAACCATCATGGAAGATTGCATTCTTACAAAGGGCAGTTAAAGAGTAAGAAGggattaggttttctttcagaaaaagCAGGTAGATGATCACCATAAGAACTAACTGTTGATAGTTCTTCCCTGCCATAATAGATAACTTCCCCTTTTCTTggcatttaaaataaaagatctttTCTAGAAAATCTActgcccattattaaaaggaTTAGAAGCACCACTCcagcattttctataaatatgagaagaGGTGAACAGATCAAGGACAtccaaaaaatcaataaaaaacaaaaactctcaaagtcacaattgacaaactcaaaatgatcatttGATCTCACAAGCCTTCAAACATTGAAGCAACtaaagctcattgagccacaagaaacaaGTCAGCTACAATTCTAAAACCTCTGATTTTCAGTACGGTTCAGAGATATAGTTCTACAAAGCaagatttctctcgttacaaatttggtttagCATAAAGTCAAATCAAGCAGAGTCAGGgcttttcacaaatatgaaaacctcaacaaatttacagTGAGCCTTGGTCAAGCAGAACACGCACAATAATGTAGCTCCAGCTCAGTGATCATCAATCCAGCCACTTTTGCCCTTTCCAGACTGAAGAGGCCTCAATTCTGCTAGTTTAGCAAGCCTTCTATGGaccaaaataaattgaagcTTTGCCAAGCTCAAATGTTGGTATCGATTTCTAGCTAAAACTCAttagttgaaggtgttgatgaGCCAATCCAGTATAGACACATCCAATCCAACCCGGTCCAGAGGCAGTTATTCAGGCAGAAATCGAAGTCCAACATCCTATTGTCTTGTTTCGGAGTTGTCATTTCCTTTTTGAGTCCTGTAacaggcagttctgcctaaaacagtttgctttctttttgtccATTCTGGCAAGAACTACCCattttgtactgtgaaaaattatgaagtcctcaccagtctgaggcaaagaaaagaacttacttgggagatattcctcacccaaattcacaattgcttGTTAAAAGttagtaacttggggcgcaagttatccaaatttaagaagtctgctagggttTTCACTACTAGCAGTGGCACACtcatacacaaaagaaagttgacttgttgaccaccaATGGTTTTCAAGCCAATGAGGAACTTTACCTTACCATCAcaggattaaataaaaaatgagtgaacaatttggcacgcccagttGGACTTCTTAGTACGCATATTCCTAGAATTATCTTCTAGTATATGAATATTGGAAGTTCTAGCCAGAATCCTTGCTTTGCCATGGAAAGAGATCAAGCAGCTCTCCATGAAGGGCTTGAGTCAGAAGAATGTGATGCTAGGCACTCAGCCCATGGTAGTACCAGGAGTAGACATTCTAGGTTTGGTTCCAGAAGGTTAAACCACAGATACAAGAGGCTGTGCTCCGGAAAGAGGCCACATCACAAAGGAGCCAGGATACTCTAAACAACATGACAaccatgatgcaatggcaaGTCAATAGACAGTTCAGGAAGGATCGTGAGGTTGCTATTGCAAGAATTCCAAACACATATGTTGTGGTTCAGCAGTTAGAACTCCCTTTTGGACCTCCACCAGGACTGGCATGGCCATACCAAGAGAATCCTTTCATCACACAGTAGCTGGAATGCTAGGACATAGAGATATCCAAACTGGACAGAAGGGAGGAGCACTTATTGTCCAAGAACATGAGGCTCTAGTTCGTCTAGAAGGCCCTGCACCAGTTCAGGCTCCCAGAACTAGCCAGAAACTCCACATGTTCCACGACCAGTGGTCCTACGTGATCAGCCCTTGGCACTTCTGCCTGAGCAACCAATTGTGTTGCCCACAGACCTAGAAGGATGGACCCcaatccattccctccactAGCAAGAGGTAGGAGAGGTAGagggaaaatcaacttttttgCCAACAATGACAGGAACAGACCGGCGGCAAACTGAAGGAATCATCCAGAttttgaagaagaggaagaacatAGGCAGGAAGTTCTGCCCAGACCATACAGAATGGAACAAATGATTGAACACAATCAGCCATAACATGGGCGAAATCCGCATCCTGTCAATGCCTTGAATGACATAGGAGCACTATAGAGGTTGATAAGAGAGATGATGGAACCTAAGGCCAGAAGAGGAGAAATGCCTACCTACAAAAAGCCATATCTAGCTTATATTGATCAAATACCTCTATCTCTAGGCTTTAAAGTACCTAACTTCACCTTGTTCAACGAAGAGGACACCCACGCTTCATCAGTTGAGCATATAGGCAGATTCTCTGTCCAGTGCATAGCCATAGAAAATAACCCTTTGCTAAAACTAAGGCTTTTTGAAAATTCTCTCTCTAGACAAGCCTTCACCTGATATACTAGCTTACCAGCCAATTCTGTTCAAACTTGGGAACATATGGAAAATGTcttccatgactactattTCAGGATTAAGCAAGAAGTCACTATCAGTGATCTTGCTGCCCTCAAACAGAGTGAAGATGAGCCTGCCCAAGACTTCTTAACTAGGTTCagaaagctcaaaatgaaATGTCGGATCCCTTTGGAAGAAAGGCACTTCATCCAAATGGCTCAAACcgcccttaaaatctctctGAGAAAGAGATTTGATGGGATGCTGTTTGGAGATCTAGCAGAATTGGCAGACAAAGCATCTAAATACGAGGAGCTGCTCAGGGAAGAACAACATAAAAGAAACTCCTCAAAAGGCACATATTACAAATCCCCATCTTCTTCAGTGCATCTGGTTGAAGTAGAGTCAGAAGAAGGCACAAAAAGctcggaggaaagagaagttTTAGTGGCAGAAATGGCGAAATCAAAACACCCCATCAGTTGCAAGGCTCTGATAAAGCCACCAAAAGACCAAAAGACGCCACCATTTACAGGAGGGTTTGTTCCAAACAAACCAGTATATAACAAAGTTTATTCATTCGATTTAACCAAGTTTAATGCTCTTTTTGATGAGGTGCTACTGTAAAAGGCAATAGAGACACCTCACAGGTTGCCCAAGCCAGAGGAACTCAAGGGCAGACAGTACTGCAGatggcacaactcttggaaccactccaccaatagttgtgttgttttcagaGACGTCATACAAGAAGGGATAACAATAGGAAGACTAAAACTGGTTGAGCAAAACCTCCGTCAGTAACAACAGACCCTTTTCCCTAATCTCAAGTCAACATGGTCAACCTAAATTAGCCAGAATAGAAGAGAGGCAAACTAACAGCAGAAGCTAGCCCCAACATAGGCAAAAGGGTCACAAGAGAGGCTAATCAGAGACCAAAAGTTCCCATTTCAGCTGGGGTAGTTCTATGCAGCAAGTGCAAATGCGAAAGCGAGTTGGAGATAACTTTGGATGGGTAGAGTTAGCCCACAGCTAGTGTTTTTGACAGGATTGGAACATCATACCTACAGGGCCCAGTTCTGGCTCCACCAAAAGACATAGCCAGGCAGAAGGCCTATCAAAGGACTGCCCAACGCAACAGAAAAATGGTAGAGCAGCCAAAGAAGGAGATACCAATTAAGATGCCCAGAAATGATAAGGCCTTGGCAACCATCATAGAAGGCAGATGGTATTCTATTGGAAAGAGCGGCAGACCAACTTTGGAGCTAACCAGAACACAGAAGATGAGAGTTCAAAGGCAATACTACACATTCCTCAAGAATAAGGATAACACACAGGTACTTCCAGAGGTCAGTTATGccagaaaaggaaacaaatctAGAAGCAGATTCTCAGGCAGAACAGACAACATATCAACTAGAAGAGCTGACAAAGACAAAATCTCCAAGCAAACCTTCTATCCATCCTGCCTCACGCTCAGTTAATCAGTTAGAACCTTCACAGTCACAAGGTCAATCCGGACCTATTCCAATAGAAGGACAAGAGGATTAGATTGAAAATATGAAGAGGAACAGTTGGATTACGAACCATCTACAGATGACCAGACTGGACTCCTCGAAACAGGTGAGCAAGAAGACAGGACAGAAGAATATGGAGAAGAACAGATGGATTACGATGGAGAACTAGATGAAGAAACTGAGGCTTTTGGTGCAGAATTGGAAAGCCTGTTACAAGGTGATCTAGGCATTAATATAGTGTTTGTCCTGCCAGAGAAATTCAGGGCATCAGAAGGACAAGAGAACACTTGGGAAGGAGATGTACTATCACAAGAGACTTTCGAGTGCAAGTTGGCAGAAGTAGAGGAGACGTCAGAACAGCAAATACCTACTGCCAAAATAGATAGAACTGCCATGGAAATGGCCAATCATCACAGACCTTTGTTCATAACTGCAAACTTTGGGGTGTTCCTATCCCCAAAGTAatggtagatggaggtgcaTCCATTACTCTTCTACCTCACAGATTGCTAGCTAAAATAGGCAGAACAGAAAAGGATCTAATTCTAACACGCCTAACAGTCACCAACTTCGCTAGAGGCATCATTAAGACTCACGGAATACTAGATGTAGATGTCATAGTAGGAACCAAGAAGTTGAAGATTGCCTTTTTTGTGGTAGACACCACTTCTACCACCTACAATGCACTGCTTGGTAGAGATTGGATCCACCAGAGTCTATGTGTTCCTTCCACTCTACACCAGCAGTTGGCCGTCTAGCATGTAGAGGGTTTTATGGAAATAGTGGAGGCCGACCCACGGCAATTCTTGCCATCTGCATTATGTTTTGAGGCcaggtattatcatgatgaccttGGTCCTTTCACTTTCTTTGGAGTCAACTGGCCGTCCCCATGGTGTCACGGCCCATAAACTCATTCAAGAAGGCTTGGCTGGTTCTCTAGAGGACTGAAATAGGCCTTTCATCCTAAACCTCCAAAATTCTGATCTATAGTTCAAACCAGCAAGAAAAGGATCGAGTTGCAACAATCTGATCTATTACAAATAGATTGTTGGTATATTgggaagagaggaagctttCTATGCATAGTCCAGCCATTAAAATGGCAGAATTTATGCATGAGAACATGGAAGAACGGGAAGGAAAATTGCAAGAGGAAGAATTGGAATTTGCACCAGCAGCACTGGATGACTCTCTGCCAGAAATAGAGGATCATTTGCAAGAAATCAACTTGGGGACAGAAGAGGACCCCAGACCTACTTTCATCAGCACGTTGTTGGAAGAATCACTGAAGGATGAAATCATTGCACTTCTGCATGATTTCAAAGACTGTTTCGCATGGTATTATCATGAAATGCCTGGACTGGATAGAGGACTGGTGGAACACAAATTACCGATAAAAGAAGGATGTCTATGGAGATAGAACTAAAGGTgaaagaagagatagaaagaCTGTTGAAAGGGAAACATGAGCAGTCAGAATATGTGTGGACTATAGAAATCTGAATGAAGTGTCTCCTAAGGACGAGTATCCAATGCCTATGGCAGACAAGCTGGTAGATGGAGCTGCTCAGAATCAAATGCTATCATTCATGGATGGCAATGCAGGATACAATCAGATAATGTGGCAGAGGAAGACATCCACAAGACAGCCTTCATGTGTCcaggacatataggtgcttttGAATACACGGTAATGCCTTTTAGCTTAAGAAATGCAGGAGCCACTTATTAAAGAGCTATGAATTATGTTTTCCATGACATGATAGGTCACTCTCTAGAGGTCTATATAGATGATgtggtgattaaatccccAGAAAAAAGGAGACCATGTATCAAATCTAAAAAGGCATTCCTAAGAATGAGACAACACAAGTTGAAAATGAATCCCAAGAAATGCATTTTTGGAGTTCAAGTTGGCAATTTCTTAGGTTTCTTGGTCCATCAAAGAGGAATAGAGAtcgacaaaaacaaagaaaagtctATCATGGAAGCCTTGCCACCTCGGAACAAGAAAGAATTACAAAGCTTCTTAAGAAAGATCAACTTTCTCAGaagattcatatccaattctaCAGGAAAAATTCAACCTTTCTCCTCCTTGTTGAGATTAAAACAAGAACATGCATTCAAATGGGAGGAAGAGCACCATCAGGCTTTTGAGGAAATCAAGCACACCTCTCAAATCCGCCAGTTCTGTCCCCACCAAAGAGAGGCAGGCCACTCAAGTTATATGTTTCTGCATCAGAAGTATCTTTTGGGAGTCTGttagttcaagataacaagGAAGGGAAGGAACAGGCAGTCTATTACTTGAGTAGAACTCTCACAGAAGTAGAAAGGAAATATTATGCAATTGAAAGACTTTGTTTGGCTTTATACTTTACTGCTATAAAGCTCAGACATTACATGCTACCTTTCACCACCTACATCATTGCCAAGACAGAGTATAATACGAGGCTTTGATCATATGTCTTGAAATGCTGGTAGAACTAGGAGTCCAGTCTGGGGAAATTTTGGGAGATTCCATGCTCTTATTGAAACAGATTGCTGGATAATTGAAGTGTTTGAGTCCCTCCTTAGCTGTCTATTTAGTAGCAGCCAGAAATCTCGTAATAAAATTCAGGGAAACCACCTGGGAACATATTTCAAGGGAAGAAAACCTTGCAGCTAATGAGATTGACCAGATACCAACATGAGTACAGATGCCTGAAGACTGTGTACAGAGAATCATCAAggtaagaaagaaaagtctGCCATTGGTTCTGACTAGAGGGATGGAGATAGATGTCAATTCTACCAGGATGAGTGAGGAGGACTGGAGATTGCCCCTGATTAATTATCTGCAATATCCAACCCTCCCATCCGAGAAAAAGATAAGAATCATGGCTTTAAATTATGCCATGTGGAATGAAGAGTTGGTCCAAAAAAGCAAAGATGAGCTACTTTTAAGATGCTTAGGGAgaaaagaatacatgaaagTCATGGGAGAAGTCCATGAAGGAATCTATGGAGCACATCaagttggaagaaaaatgtgtTGGTTGATCAGAAGGTATGGTTACTTCTGGCCTACCATGATAAAGGACTACATAGAATATTCCAAAGGATGTGAAGCTTGTCAAAGATATGGCCCAGTCCAGCAGTCTCCCTCAGTTCCCATGAATCCAGTCGTCAAGCCATGACCATTTAGAGGATGGGCAATGGACCTCAATGGCAAAATCTATCCAGCCAGTAGCAAGCAGCACTGTTTTATCATAGTGGCCACTGAttatttcaccaaatgggtggaAGCCAAGCCAGTCAAATCCACCacatctcaagagatcatTACCTTCACAGAAGAACAGATTGTGCAAAGGTTTGGCATACCAGAGTCAATCACCACTGATAGGGGAAGTTCCTTCATATCCAGAGAAATGCTAGACATGGCAAAAGTATTCAAGTTCAAACTACTTCAATCCACCCCTTATTATGACTTGGCTAATGTACAGGCAGAATCAAGCAACAAGGTGATTATCAACATTATCAAAAAAATGCTTGAGGAAAATCCAAGGCAATGGCATGAAAAACTGTCAGAAACCTTGTGGGCCTATAgaacttcaaaaagaaaagcaactGGCATGACTCCATATGCTTTGACTTATGGACATGATGCAATTATGCCCATGGAAATCGCAGTTTAGTACATCAGAATTGCCGTGCAACACAATTTGGTTGGGGAAGACTATTCGTAGGCAATGTTGCTAGAATTGGAGGGATTAGATGCAAGCAGAATTGATACCCTTAACAAACTCTTGGCAGGGAAGCAGGCTGTGGCAAGAGCCTATAACAAGAGGGTTAGAAACAAAGGTTTTGAAGAAGGGGAAATCATCTAGAAAGCAGTTATGCCCCTTTGGAACACACGTAGCTGGTTATGGAAAATAGTCACCCACATGGGAAGGtcttttcataattaagcAAGTCTTTGGATTGGAGACATACAGATTACAGGATCAAGATGGAGACATCCATGCAGTGCCAATCAATGGCAAATGGTTGAAGAAGTTTCATCCAACTATGTGGGATTCACAGGCAATGCAAACAGATCCTGGAATTGAGGGGGCAAAGGATGGAACTATTGTTTGATTTTCCATTCAAATTTGTACAAGAGTTTCACTTTCGTTGTGTATTTCATTTCTGTCTTTTTGTTTCGTCTaagttaaaagaaaatgaaaatgcacAAGTTCCACAAAGTAAtcaagatttttatttaaatatagtcATTTGTTATGACTAagttttattacattttttgaGAATTTCAAAATCCTAGCTTTCTAAGAGTCTCTTGCAATCCAGTCTTTTTGGTGGAGATCTCTTTCTGAAGAAGCACTCTCTGATGGATAGAAGCTTCTGCAATCTCCAATGCTGGCCTAGAAGTTGAGACCATGTTCTGCAGAAGAAAAGTGGCCTTAGTCTTGGTGCCCAGGCCAGCCCCAAGCTTGTTCTGCCTCTTCCTCAGTCCAGCCAGCTGCTTTTGAAGTTCTTCAATATGTTTATCCAGCTTATCAGCAGCAGTTTTGGTCTCCTTGTAATTTGTGACCATTATGTCCAGttctgccttttctttttggtaataaGCCAAGTTGGCTTCATGAATAGCTTTGCAGAACTCGAGCGTGAGATCTGCATAACGATTCTGAATATTGAGCACATCTCTTGCCAAACCTAGGCTAATCTCAAGTATAGGCCTGGGAGCCATGTTTTCTCTGTGCAGCAGGTCCAGATCCTTCATCAACTGATCAACAACTTCCTTATTCTCATCCAAGTCCAGCTTAGTTGACTGCCAGATTCTCACTCTGTCCACTGCCTCATCCATTGCTTTGGACTTAGCTTTGCCAGGAGTGGAGCTGAGTTTCTCTAGCTTATCTAGTTGAGCATCCAAGTCCATAGCTTCAAACTTCGCCAATTTTGGATCAGCAAAGGAGGCCATGGTAGATGAACTAGGGATAGAATGGATGGGCATTTGCAAAAAGAACTCATATTAGTTTCATGCAgaattaaaatcaaagaaaagataaagcaTAAGTAATACTTACAGCTACAATAGGGGTCTTGAAAGGACTAATTGCTATAGTCAGAACCCCAGCAGTTCTATCTTCTTCCACCTGAAAGACAGAAACATTATAAACAAGACAGAACAGGACTATAGAAACCAGACAGAGTCGAGATAGAACAGAAGTTACCTCAGGTTCCACCTCATACTCTAGAACAGTAGAATGTTTTGCCTCCTCGTCATCAAGGAGAGCAAATTCTGAGCTTGTAGGTTCTGCCCTTTGAGCTTCCTACTGCTTCTTGGCCAGCGCAATACTTTTTGCTATCACTTCAGCAGGTATCTCTTCCTGCAGATGGACAGAAGTCAAAACTAGAAAGAGTATAGACGCAAGGCAATCATGTTCCATGCAGAAAGAACAAAGTCTCACCTCTTCTGCAACTTCTTagcctttttctttgtctcATGTTGAGACAtctgcttctttttcttgctcCACAACCTCGAAAACCTCTCTCAGCTCTTAATCTATCCCATAACTGGTTGTAGGAGCTGCTGCAGATTCTGTGGCTACATATTCTACCACAGCTCTCTTCCTAAGTCTTTTTGACCTAGTAGGAGGGGGAGGAGGACTTTCAGCTGCAAAGGACAGAAGATAAaggattaaaataaaagaacagcACAGAATAAAATCAGAAAGTTCAAATTCTTAAGGTTTCCCTGAGGTTTCTGGCTGGACAGTACTATCCTGAGCATGGGCAGTTTCCTTCCTTTTATTTCTCCTGGCAGAAGGAGTTGCTTAGACAATTGTTTGTTCTGCCAAGGTTTCTTGATCATCTCCTTCATCCCCAGAAGGGAGTTCCATGTCTACAGTAGCTATGACAGAAGTGACTACACAAAAACCCAAATATGTTTGAATATGTTCGAATATTTCAATATGtctgaatattttaatagtatcgtcgtgcggctatactcgcatggctatactctttaaatattaatatattttaagagTACAgtcgcacggctatactattaaaatatttgaacatattaaacaaaataaactaattttgtagaaaataaaataaaaaaccaaatccacaaaataatttaaaataattaattacaatttatgaagtaaatattgaaattagtaaaatatttcaatactaattattcactaaaataaaaaaaatcaaagaacacaacaatttatttttaatacattCCATTTCTTTAACCCAGCATAGGTAGCACAGGCAAAGACTTTTGTCACACAAGTAATGGTGGGCTTGACATTAATATAGTGGAGCCAAAGAATATAGTGTGGTACTTCAAGATAGATACATGGACAAATGTGTGGAGTATTTGGAAAACCATGTGCATGCTTGACAGGTATCATGCTTTATTAGCGAATTGAGCTTTAACTTAACCTGTTTGCCATGCCTCTTTTCTAAagattttattataaagttaATGTTGCCGTTGATTTTAACTTAACCTGGAAGTGCATTCAATCGCAGTATCAACTTGTATAAAGAGAATTTTCTTTATAACTATTATATATCAGCCCACGATCCTGCTTTGGGTCCATTTATCATCAGGGAATTTTTAACTCTACATTTTGCCAACAACTAGTCAGAAGAATAGTCCCACCAACTCTTTGTAATGTTTTAATATCTTTTACCATTTGACTTGGTATATCCGGAACATACAAAAATATCTCCATCAACTAGAACTTGCCAAACGCATTGTGCAAAAGGGTCATCCATATCATCTCCACTCCAAGAAACATTGACCGCCCCACACATCTCCATCcaaatttcttctctctgATCCACTTCTCTcaatccttatttaattggtcaattaatttgatttaatatgggaaATATCTTCATAACGCAAGGATTCATATTGAATTAAATATTCTTGATCTCCTCCATCTCCTTATTTATGGAAAAGAATAATTCCCATAAAAAGGAATTATTCCCCCATAAATCATACCAAAgtggctctctctctcacctacttccaaaccctaaaaaccCTAAACACCAAGTGGCTTTCTCTCTCACCTACTTCCAAACCCTAAACACCAagtggctctctctctctctctctctcatcgtCCGCGCCACCGTCTCTATCCATAGAGAAAACACCATCctttgaatataatatattatctcCTTGAGACCATTTACTGATTTAGGCATTTGAGGGCCCTTGACCAAAATCATACTAGTGTTCTTCGATTGATTGCCATTATTTGAAGGGTTCGAGGAAGAAGATAGTCAAGAAATGCAAGGATCTTCTCTAAATATTCCAGGGGAGGAAAATTGCAcaaa
This window encodes:
- the LOC109946696 gene encoding uncharacterized protein LOC109946696, with amino-acid sequence MDLNGKIYPASSKQHCFIIVATDYFTKWVEAKPVKSTTSQEIITFTEEQIVQRFGIPESITTDRGSSFISREMLDMAKVFKFKLLQSTPYYDLANVQAESSNKVIINIIKKMLEENPRQWHEKLSETLWAYRTSKRKATGMTPYALTYGHDAIMPMEIAV